A single genomic interval of Eurosta solidaginis isolate ZX-2024a chromosome 3, ASM4086904v1, whole genome shotgun sequence harbors:
- the LOC137243904 gene encoding T-complex protein 1 subunit eta-like: MFCAVHVPEEDWKRRMKACGCAVMNTANDINSSVLGQCDYFEERQVGGERFNIFQGCVNARTSTLILRGSVEQFLEETELRYMML; encoded by the exons atgttctgtgctgttcatgtaccagaagaagattggaaacgtagaatgaaagcttgtggttgTGCTGTTATGaatacagctaatgatattaattcaagtgttttgggtcaatgtgattactttgaagaacgtcaggttggtggtgaacgtttcaacattttccaag gttgcgttaatgctagaacaagtacattgattttacgtggcagtgttgaacaatttttggaagaaactgagcttcgttacatgatgctataa